The following coding sequences lie in one Clarias gariepinus isolate MV-2021 ecotype Netherlands chromosome 27, CGAR_prim_01v2, whole genome shotgun sequence genomic window:
- the LOC128514865 gene encoding uncharacterized protein LOC128514865, whose protein sequence is MITLFVALYSLLCLCTTGNTSDIKESHVKTVKLGENVTIECNVTGNKDNVFWYRQRFGEVPQFMARTYSNTLGYTFVGEFNDRRFSITLNDKRFDLNINGTKESDRGDYLCVNLDGNTPKLSGTRLQFDGEEMKPCPTPGTLNKNTHSVTHQGSNSRDGEGSSSNNHQTPTNQADDEDVLNYAAVSFAKKPSSSRTSRDTKNHQDVYAQVKIK, encoded by the exons atgatcacactctttgtggctctttactctctgctttgtctctgcacaactg gaaacacTTCTGACATCAAGGAGTCTCACGTAAAAACAGTAAAGCTGGGAGAAAATGTAACAATAGAGTGTAACGTTACTGGGAATAAAGATAATGTATTTTGGTACAGACAGAGATTCGGAGAAGTGCCTCAGTTTATGGcaagaacatacagtaacactttGGGCTACACATTTGTTGGGGAATTTAATGATAGACGCTTCAGTATTACTTTAAATGACAAAAGGTTTGATCTCAATATTAATGGAACAAAAGAAAGTGACAGAGGAGACTATCTCTGTGTAAATCTTGACGGAAATACACCAAAGCTGTCTGGAACACGTCTGCAGTTTGAtg gtgaagagatgaaaccctgtcctacacctggaacacttaacaagaacacacactctgttacacaccagggttcaaacagcagagatggagaag GTTCTTCATCAAACAACCATCAAACTCCCACCAATCAG GCTGATGATGAAGATGTTTTGAACTATGCAGCTGTGAGTTTTGCTAAGAAACCTTCATCCTCCAGAACTTCCAGAGACACGAAAAACCATCAAGACGTTTATgcacaagttaaaataaaatag